One region of Mycobacterium riyadhense genomic DNA includes:
- a CDS encoding glycerol-3-phosphate dehydrogenase/oxidase — translation MSESTALNAARRTADLAALADGEPLDVIVIGGGITGVGIALDAASRGLRVALVEKHDLAFGTSRWSSKLVHGGLRYLATGNVGIARRSSIERGILMTRNAPHLVHAMPQLVPLLPSMNFAKRALVRSGFLAGDALRMLAGTPSSTLPRSRTISAQRVVEMTPTVRREGLQGGLLAYDGQLIDDARLVTAVARTAAQHGARILTYVAASEATGTSVRLTDQRTGQSFDVSARAVINAAGVWGGEIDPSLKLRPSRGTHLVFDARAFANPTAALTIPIPGELNRFVFAMPEQLGRVYLGLTDEDAPGPIPDVPEPSSAEIMFLLDTVNTALGTALQTADVIGAYAGLRPLIDTGEGRTADVSRDHAVVESASGVISVVGGKLTEYRYMAEDVLNRAISLRHLQAADCRTRNLPLIGAPANPGPAAGPGGRLPESLVARYGAESPNVIRTATCERPTEPVADGIDVTRAEFEYAVSHEGALDVDDILDRRTRIGLVPRDRERVVTVAEEFLAAAR, via the coding sequence ATGAGCGAGTCGACCGCCCTCAACGCCGCGCGACGGACCGCCGACCTGGCGGCACTCGCCGATGGCGAGCCGCTCGACGTCATCGTCATCGGCGGCGGTATCACCGGCGTCGGTATCGCTCTGGACGCCGCGTCGCGTGGCCTGCGGGTGGCCCTGGTGGAAAAGCACGATCTGGCGTTTGGCACCAGCCGCTGGAGTTCGAAGCTGGTGCACGGCGGTCTGCGATATCTCGCCACTGGCAATGTGGGCATTGCCCGGCGCAGCTCCATCGAACGCGGAATACTGATGACGCGCAACGCCCCTCATCTTGTTCATGCCATGCCGCAGCTCGTTCCGTTGTTGCCGTCAATGAATTTCGCTAAGCGCGCGTTGGTTCGCTCCGGGTTTCTGGCCGGCGACGCGCTGCGGATGCTGGCGGGCACGCCGTCCTCGACGTTGCCCCGGTCGCGAACGATCTCCGCGCAGCGGGTCGTGGAGATGACGCCGACCGTGCGGCGTGAGGGCCTTCAGGGTGGGTTGCTGGCCTACGACGGACAATTGATCGATGACGCCCGATTGGTCACCGCGGTGGCGCGCACCGCGGCGCAGCACGGCGCGCGCATCCTCACCTACGTGGCCGCGTCCGAGGCAACCGGAACGTCGGTGCGGCTAACCGACCAGCGCACCGGGCAATCGTTCGATGTTTCCGCGCGCGCCGTCATCAATGCGGCGGGAGTGTGGGGTGGCGAAATCGACCCCTCGCTGAAGTTGCGGCCCAGCCGCGGAACACATCTCGTTTTCGACGCCAGAGCCTTCGCCAATCCGACTGCGGCGCTGACTATTCCGATTCCGGGTGAGCTCAACCGATTTGTGTTCGCGATGCCCGAGCAACTGGGGCGGGTGTACCTCGGGTTGACTGACGAAGATGCTCCCGGACCGATTCCCGATGTGCCAGAGCCGTCTTCGGCGGAGATCATGTTCCTTCTCGACACGGTGAACACCGCGCTGGGGACCGCGCTGCAGACCGCGGATGTCATCGGTGCCTACGCCGGCTTGCGGCCGCTGATTGATACCGGCGAAGGTCGCACCGCCGATGTGTCGCGTGATCACGCCGTTGTCGAGTCGGCGTCCGGCGTGATCAGCGTGGTCGGTGGCAAGCTGACCGAATATCGTTACATGGCAGAGGATGTCCTCAATCGTGCGATCAGCCTTCGGCATTTGCAGGCCGCGGATTGCCGGACCCGCAACCTGCCCCTGATTGGGGCGCCCGCCAACCCCGGGCCCGCCGCCGGACCGGGTGGCCGATTGCCGGAGTCCTTGGTCGCCCGTTACGGGGCTGAGTCGCCAAACGTCATCAGAACCGCCACCTGCGAAAGGCCCACCGAGCCGGTCGCCGACGGTATCGACGTCACCCGGGCGGAGTTCGAATACGCCGTCAGCCACGAGGGCGCGCTCGATGTCGACGACATCCTCGATCGCCGGACCCGGATTGGCTTGGTGCCGCGCGATCGCGAGCGGGTGGTTACCGTTGCCGAGGAGTTCCTCGCGGC
- a CDS encoding TetR/AcrR family transcriptional regulator: protein MVSMSNEPADIGNRILRAAETCVVDFGVDRVTLAEIARRAGVSRPTVYRRWPDTQSIVADLLTIHATRTLRAVPRHGEGREALVERIATVATGLLDDEVVVSILRSEMVMVYITERLGRSQRILIETLANWLSEAQREGSVRPGDPWKLAAMVLLITQSAIQSAQIIRPILDREALTAELTYALNGYLS, encoded by the coding sequence ATGGTGTCAATGAGTAATGAGCCTGCGGACATCGGGAACCGGATACTGCGTGCCGCGGAGACCTGTGTTGTCGATTTCGGTGTGGACCGGGTGACCCTCGCCGAGATTGCACGCCGTGCGGGTGTGAGCCGGCCGACCGTGTATCGCCGCTGGCCGGATACTCAGTCGATTGTGGCGGATCTCCTGACCATCCACGCCACTCGGACGTTGCGCGCGGTGCCACGGCACGGCGAGGGCCGGGAGGCGCTGGTCGAACGGATCGCCACGGTGGCCACCGGCCTGCTGGACGACGAAGTCGTCGTATCGATCCTGCGCTCGGAGATGGTGATGGTTTACATCACCGAGCGCCTCGGACGGAGCCAGCGGATTCTCATCGAGACGCTAGCCAACTGGCTGTCAGAAGCACAGCGCGAAGGCAGTGTCCGCCCCGGCGACCCATGGAAGCTCGCTGCGATGGTGCTGCTGATCACCCAGTCGGCGATTCAGTCCGCGCAAATCATCCGGCCGATCCTGGACCGCGAAGCGCTCACCGCCGAACTCACCTATGCACTGAACGGATACTTGTCTTGA